CAGGCCGACTGCATTATTATAGCGGGTACGGTGACCAAGAAGATGTTGCCTGTCATCAAAACTGTATATGAGCAGATGCCCGAGCCGAAATGGGTCATTGCTATGGGTGCCTGCGCCTGTTCCGGTGGGGTATTCGATACATATAGCGTCGTGCAAGGTATTGATGAGGCTTTGCCGGTAGATGTCTATGTTCCTGGCTGTCCTCCACGCCCTGAAGCACTCCTTTACGGTATTATGAAGCTTCAGGACAAGATCGGCAAAGAGCGGAATTCTTTTGGCTCTGCGATCGGGCTTGGTGACAGGCTAGAGCCGGCCGCTTAGTGTAATTATCATAATACCAAAGGAAAAGGTATGGCTGATATGGCAGAAAATAATCGTGCAGTAATCAAGCTAAAAGAAAAATTTGCTTCCTCAATAATCGACATCAAGGAATTCAGGGGTGAAGTGACAGTCACGGTAAAGAAAGAAGATATCGTGTCCATCTGTTCTTTTCTTAAAGAGCAGCAGCGTTACAACCTGCTCACTGACATCACTGCAGTTGATTATCTTGGTAGTGATCCAAGGTTCATGGTTGTTTACAATCTTTATTCTATTCCCAATAAGGATAGAATCCGCATCAAGGCTCCCGTCTCCGATAGTGACTGTACAATAGACACCGTGTATGGCGTCTGGAAAACAGCTAATTGGCTTGAGAGGGAGGTATACGACCTGATGGGTATCCTCTTTAATAATCATCCTGATCTTCGCCGAATTCTGATGACTGACGACTGGGTCGGACATCCGCTACGCAAGGACTACCCTCTGCAGGGACCTGACCGGGAACCCTATAAAGGTCGGTTGTCCTAATTGGAATAAAATCAGTATCTATCTCAAAATAGAGGCGAACAATGGCTAGTAAAGAGATAATGACGGTAAATATGGGTCCGCAGCATCCAAGTACGCACGGGGTGTTGCAGCTGGTTATCGAGCTGGACGGGGAAATCGTAGAAAAGGTCACCCCTCATATAGGCTATCTCCATCGCGGTGTTGAAAAACTCTCTGAGCACCGCACATATCACCAGACGATTCCTCTAACTGACAGGCTGGATTATCTGGCACCGTTGAGCAATAACCTCGGCTATGTCCTTGCCGTTGAGAAATTGCTCGGCATAGAAGTTCCGGAGAGAGCGCAAACCATCAGGGTTATTCTGGCCGAACTGACCAGGCTCAAGTCTCACCTGGTCTGGATTGCAACACATGCTTTGGATATAGGCGCCATGACTGTGTTTATCTATGCCTTCCGCGAACGTGAAAAGGTCATGGATCTTTATGAGAAAATATCCGGTGCCCGGATGACAGCCAGCTACTTCCGCGTTGGTGGCCTGTCCAGAGAAGTATATGAAGGCTTCGAAAAAGACGTCCAGGAAATCGTTGATACCTTTCCCGGGCATTTCGACACCTATGAGGGGCTGCTTACAAAGAACACCATCTGGTTGCAGAGAACTGTGGGTAACGGAGTCATTTCGGCCGAAGATGCAATTGATTATGGAATCACTGGGCCTGCTTTAAGGGGTTCGGGTGTTGATTGGGATCTGCGTAGGGATAATCCGTACAGCGGCTATGAAAAATACAAGTTTGAGGTGCCTGTCGGTCAAAACTGTGACACCTTTGACCGGTACAAAGTTCGCCTGGTGGAAATGAGAGAGGCGGTTAAGATAGTCAAGCAGGCTCTGGACTCCCTTAAGCCCGGCCCTATCCTGGCTGACGCACCTCAGGTCTGCTACCCCCCCAAGGAAGACGTTTATAACACCATTGAGGGCCTCATTCATCACTTCAAAATCGCCAGCGAGGGGTTTCCGGTTCCTGAAGGTGAGGTATATCAATCGGTTGAAGCGCCAAAAGGTGAGCTTGGATACTACATTGTCAGTGACGGTGGGACAAAACCTTACCGAATGAGGATTCGTCCGCCTTCATTCGTCAACCTGCAGGCTATCGAGAAAATGGCAAAGGGCGCAATGATTGCTGACCTTGTCGCAGTCATCGGAACCCTTGATATAGTCCTTGGTGAAATTGACAGGTAACTCCAACTAATAAAGGAGATGGAGTACATGAGTAACGCTCCAGCCGAAGAACTACAAGCAGAAGAAATAGACCTGAGTGCAGCAAACCAGGTGATCGATAAATTCCTGACCCTGCCGGGCAATCTGATGCCGGTTTTGCAAGGCATTCAGGAAGAATATGGATATGTGCCGAAGCCGACTATAGATCTTGTGGCTGAAAGGCTGAATGTCTATCCGAGTCAGATCTATGGCGTTCTCACCTTCTACGCGCAGTTTCATCTGAAGCCGCGCGGCAAATTCATCATCAGGGTCTGTGTGGGAACTGCCTGCCATGTCCAGGGTGCTGAGCGAATAGTCGATACCTTCTTCGATAAACTCCATATCGGTCATGCAGAGACGACCCCTGATCTTCGCTTCACTTTTGAGAAGGTCGCCTGCTTGGGTGCATGCGGCATGGCGCCTTTGGCAATGGTCAATGACGATACTTTTGGCAAGATGACTGTTCAAAAAGTCGAAGAGATCATCGCGGACTACAGCCAGAGGCCGATGAAATAGTAGCTCTATAATTTCCAGTAGGGGATCATTTTTTATGAGCGAAAATGAAGCAATAAAGATTCTGATCTGTCAAGGTACTGGTGGTATTTCAGCCGGCGCAAAAAAGGTAGAGCAGGAATTTACAAAGCTGATAGAGGAAAAGGGGATCAATGCCGTCATTGGCAAGCGTTGCGATGTCATCAAGACAGGATGTCGTGGCCTCTGCGCCAATGATGTTCTCGTTGACATCATAACCCCCGAGCTGGGCCGGGTTACATATGACTTCGTCGTTCCCGAGGATGTCGCAGCCATTCTTGATGAGCATATTGTCAAGAGTACCCCGATCGAAAAGAAGAAAGCGAAGCCATATTACAATACATTCGTCGATCAGCAGATGCGAGTCGTCATGTCCGGGTGCGGCCAGATCGACCCAGACAGCCTGCAGGCGTATCTTGAAGAAGATGGTTTTAAAGCCATCGAGAAGTGCATCAAGACCATGAAGCCAGCTGAGGTGATTGACGAGGTAAAAAAATCCGGTCTCCGTGGCCGTGGGGGTGGTGGTTTTCCTACTGGCATGAAATGGTCTTTCTGCGCAGCGTCCCCAGGCGACAAGAAATATCTCATCTGCAACGCTGACGAAGGTGACCCAGGTGCCTTCATGGACCGCTCCGTGCTGGAAGGTGATCCATTCTGTATCATCGAAGGCATGATGGTTGCCGCCTATGCCATTGGCTGCTACTACGGCTATGTTTATGTTCGAGCAGAATATCCACTGGCTATACAGCGCCTTCAGCATGCCATCGATATTTGCTATGAGAAGGGCTGGCTCGGCAAGAACATTCAAGGTTGGGGCTTCGACTTCGACATGCGCATCAAAATGGGAGCAGGTGCTTTTGTTTGTGGTGAAGAAACTGCCCTGATGGCCTCCATTGAAGGCGAGCGCGGCATGCCCCGGCCACGTCCACCGTTCCCAGCCGTTAAAGGCCTCTGGGGCAAGCCGACCAACATCAACAACGTCGAGACGTTTGCCAACGTCCGTCATATCATCAATAAAGGCGCCGATTGGTATGCCTCCTTGGGCACCGATACCACTAAAGGCACCAAGATCTTTGCCGTAACCGGCAAAGTGAAACATACCGGCCTCGTGGAAGTTCCTGCAGGCATGTCGGTGCGCCAGGTTATTTATGACGTCTGCGGCGGCATAGCCAACAACAGGAAATTCAAAGCCGTCCAGGCCGGTGGTCCTTCCGGTGGCTGTATTCCTGCTGAAGTACTGGATACACCCGTCGACTACGATTCGCTTATCAAGGCAGGCGCCATGATGGGGTCCGGTGGTCTGGTCGTCATGGACGAAACCACCTGCATGGTGGACGTGGCCCGCTTCTTCCTCAGCTTCACCAGGATGGAGTCATGCGGTAAATGCGTTCCCTGCCGAATCGGTCTGAAGGCCATGCTTGACGTCCTGGAGCGTATCACTGAGGGTCGTGGCCAGGCGTCAGATATCGACACGCTTTTGGAGATGGGAGCCACCATCAAGAAGGCCTCGCTGTGTGGCCTGGGGCAGACTGCACCCAATCCGATTCTGTCCACGATCAAGTATTTCCGCCATGAGTACGAGGCCCATATCAATGACAAGCGGTGCCCCTCCAACTGCTGCAAGGAATTGCTCCTTTGGCAGGTTGTCGAGGAAAAATGCGTCAAGTGTGGTGCTTGTCTCAAAGCCTGTCCTTCCAATGCAATCATCTGGGAGAAAGGTCAAATTGCCTACCTGGATAAGGAAAAGTGCACCAAATGCAAGTCCTGCTATGACGCATGCCGTTTCATGGCCATTGAGTAGCTGATCATCAAGTATACATCCGAGGGAGAACAGAGGGTCGAGATGGTTAATCTTACAATCGATGATAAAAAGGTAACTGTACCTAAAGACGCTACCATTTATGATGCGGCCAAGGCAGCCGGTATAAGAATTCCCATTCTTTGTCACGATAAGAAACTGCATCCGTTTGGCGGCTGTCGGATGTGTCTTGTCGAAGTAGAGCAGATGAAAGGTCGTCTCATACCTGCTTGTACCACACCGGTTACCGAAGGTATGACTGTCAGGACGACGAATCCTGAGATCGTCAACGCCAGAAAACTTGTATTGGAGCTCCTCCTCCTCAAACATCCTGTTGACTGCCCGGTTTGCGATGCAGCCGGTGATTGCGATCTGCAGAACCTGACCTATGAATACCAAGTAAATACCAATCAATTCACTGACGAAAAATTCAATCACAAGATAGACTACGAGAATCCGCTCATCGAGCGGGATATGAACCGTTGCATACATTGCGGTAAATGTGCACGTATCTGTGACGAAATAGTTTCTTTCGGTGCCTATACATTTATAAACCGCGGAATAGAGGCCAAAATGGGCACCGAATTCGACGGCCCTCTTAACTGCGAGTTTTGCGGATCATGCGTGTCCGTTTGTCCGGTAGGGGCTCTCGTCTCTCGTCCCTTCAAATTCAAGGCTCGCTGGTGGTCCTTGAACAAGGTCAAATCTGTCTGCTCATACTGCGGCACCGGCTGTCAGCTCACATTGGGAGTGAAGGATGATAAGGTCCTAACAACTGTCTATGATGAAAACCAGGGGTTCCATAACGGCCAGCTCTGTACCAGAGGGCGCTTCGGTTATCAGTTTGTCAACAGTGAGAAGCGTCTTGCTACTCCGCTGATCAGAAGAAACGGCAAACTTGAGCCGGCAAGTTGGGGCGAGGCATTGACTGCCGTTGCCGAGGGGCTGAAATCAGCAGAGGCTTCAGGAAGCGATGCTGTGGCAGGTTTGATCACGCCGCGCCTTACCAACGAGGAACTTTATCTGGTAAGGAAGCTCTATAAAGATGTTCTTGGTTCAGATAATCTCGACCATTCTGCAGGCTATGCCCATAGCGCCCTGAGTGCCGGAGCATTCGAAAGTCTCGGCTTTGCTGCTTCTCCTTCAACGGTTACCGATATCCAGAAGAGCGACCTTATTCTGGTCGTCAAGACCGATGCTTATGAAACCCATCCTGTGCTCGGTTTTGAGATCAATCTCGGCGTCAAGCGGAACGGCGTTGATCTGCGCATCATCTCGGACAAGAAGGGTAAACTTTCCAGGCTCCCCAAGGCAAAGACCTATGTGTACAAGCCTGGCAACGAGGTATTTCTTGTAAACGCACTGGCTAAGGCGATAGTCGATAATAATCTGATTGACGCCGCAGCATCAGGCATTGCTGGTCTTGAAGATTTCAAAAAGTCATTGGAATCCTATACCCCCCTTCAGGCTGCCGAAGTGTGCGGCATACCCGCCGAGGAAATTGTCGCCCTTGCCACAGATTATGCCAAGGCTGACAAGGCGCTGATTATTCTTCCTCTTGGCCTTGGCTATCCGGGACATGACAAGACACTTGCACAGGCACTCATAAATCTCGCACTCGTTGCTGGAAAGATTGGCAAGGAAGGTTCGGGCGTCCTGATAATGGGTGAGAAAAACAACAGCCAGGGTGCTGTTGACATGGGTATCTATCCCGCAGGCAAGGGAAAAGGTGCATCCGCCATCATCGATGCCTGCTCTGCTGGTACTATCAAGGCACTTTATGTAATAGGTGAAAACCCTGTCGTCTCTTATCCGAACCGGAAGAAAATAACCGATGCACTCGACAAAGTCGGATTTCTCGTGGTGCAGGACCTTTTTCTAACTGAAACCGCCGAGAAAGCCAATGTTGTTCTGCCCGCCTGTTCCTTTGCCGAAAAGCAGGGAACCTTCACCAGCGTCGGCAGAATTGTTCAGCATGTTCAAAAAGCCATCAAGCCGGTAGGCCAGAGCCGCAGCGACTTTGATATCCTGAATGGCTTGAGCGGCCTGTTGGGAGGCGCTACTTTCAGTGACCCCGGGAAGGTCTTTGCTGAAATCGCCAGGGAAGTTAACGGCTACGCCGGTCTGTCATACGAAAAGCTTGGCCAGGAGGGTGCACTTATTCCTGTTACCACCAGGCCCAAATTTGTGCCGGCTCCAGCACGGCAGAGCATAGCGGAGGCTGGCAAGTATGCGCTGGTTACAGGAAGCGCTCTTTACCATTGCGGTACGATGTCCCGTTTTGGCGAGGGCCCAATGCATGTCTGCCCCGAGGGTTACGCAGAACTCAGTAGAGAGGACGCTGCTGCACTGAAAATTGAAGAGAACGACCTGGTAAAGGTCGCCTCTGCAGGGGCTGAAATCCAGCTGAAGGCAAAGATCAGCATGCGGATGCCGAAAGGGGTGGTCTTTGCTCCCTACCACTTCAATGAACAGTCCATCAATACCATAACCGATGGCAATCCAGTTACCTGGGTAGCTATCCGCAAATAATTCTGTAACTTAAAAAGCTAATTTTACTAAAGAGGGGAAGACAATCAGATGGATACGCTAATCTTAGGACTGCCAGTTGCGTACTACATAGCAATGATTGCCAAAGTGCTCGTAGCCTTTGTCTTTGTGTTATTGACGGTTGCATATGCCACTTACGCGGAAAGAAAAATCATCGGCCATATGCAGGTGCGTCTCGGTCCCATGAGGACAGGCTGGCACGGATTGCTCCAGCCTATTGCCGATGGGTTGAAGCTTTTCTTCAAGGAAGAGGTCATTCCGGCGCAATCGAGCAAGTTTGCCTTCCTTTTGGCTCCTCTTGTAGCTCTTATCCCGGCATTTATCGCATTTGCAGTTATTCCTTTCGGGGAGACGATCGAGGTTGCCGGTTATAAAGTTCCCCTGCAGATTGCTGCCGTCTATGACCCTGCTGGTGACAGGATTCTCGATGTCAATGTGGGTGTGCTCTATATCCTTGGTATGGCTTCCCTGGGTGTTTACGGGGTCGTTCTGGCAGGATGGTCGTCAAACAGCAAATACTCTCTGCTGGGAGGACTCAGGGCTTCAGCGCAAATGGTGTCTTATGAACTGGCTGCAGGACTGGCAATCGTTGCCGTCTTCATGCTCTCCGAGTCACTTTCTCTGCAGAAGATAGTTGCAGATCAAGCAGGTTTTGCCTGGTATGCTTTCAAGCAACCGCTTGCCTTCGTCATCTTTTTTATCTGCTCTCTTGCTGAAATCAACCGTACCCCATTCGACCTCCCCGAGGCTGAAACAGAGCTTGTCTCCGGATTTATCACCGAATATTCAAGCATGAAATACGCGATGTTCTTTATGGCTGAATATGCAAACATGGTAACTGTCTGTGCCGTTACGACCACCCTGTTTTTGGGCGGCTGGCACGGTCCTGCATTCCTTCCGGGCTGGGTCTGGTTCATTGCCAAGGTTTATTTCCTGATTTTCGTCTGCATGTGGATCAGGGCAACCTACCCCAGATATCGTTATGACCAGCTTATGAGACTCGGCTGGAAGGTGTTCCTGCCCTTGACTCTGCTCAATGTAGTGGTTACAGGAATTGTCGTTACGCTTTTAAAATAGAATCAAATTTACAGGCGAGGTATCACCCATGATAATGCCGTTGCTTAAAGGTTTAGGGATCACACTAAGTCATCTTTTCAAGAAGCCGGTTACTCTTCAATATCCGGACGAGAGGCCGGAGGTAGCTCCTACATTCAGAGGCCTTCATGCCCTTAATATTTCTCATGACAAGGCGAAATGTGTTGCCTGCTACCTTTGTCCCACTGTCTGCCCGGCTAAGTGCATCAAAGTCGAAGCGGGTGAAGATGAAAATCACAACAAGTACGCTGCTGAGTATGAGATTGACATGCTGCGTTGCATATTCTGTGGCTTCTGTGTTGAGGCATGTCCTGTGGATGCAGTGCGCATGACAGAGGCTTTTGAACTTGCCAACTATACACGGGCTGATTTTGTTTTTTCAAAAGAAAGACTTTTAGAAAAGAAATAAAGGAGCAGTCAATGCTAGAGTCGTTATTCTTCCTCATAGTGGCAGCGGTGGCTGTCATATCCAGCATTCTGGTGATTACCTGCAGAAACCCGATAAACAGTGCTCTATCACTGGTAATGACTTTTTTCTGTCTTGCCACCTTCTATGTGATGCTTGATGCTCCCTTTATGGCGGCCATACAGGTTATTGTCTACGCCGGTGCCATCATGGTTCTGATTGTCTTTGTCATAATGCTTCTCAATATCAGAACTGAAACTGGCAGGAAAACCACTCATGCAGTCTTGGCTGGCAGTATAGTAGGCCTGCTTATTCTGTTCCAGACCTGCTACTTCCTCACGAAAGGTTCCATGACCGGCTTAACAGGTGCGATGGATACAGCACTGATCGAGAAAGTAGGACATGTTGAATTAATCGGCAAGGCACTTTACACGGACTTCCTGCTGCCTTTTGAGATAACTTCTCTGCTTCTGCTTGTTGCTATTATCGGGGCAGTCATCCTATCTAAAAGAAAAATCTAAAATTATCGGGGTGAAGACAATGCTGGCCTTAAACAACTATCTCATCATAAGCGCAATTCTGTTCTCAATAGGCACCATAGGGGTACTTGTCAGGAGAAACGCCATCGTTATTTTCATGTGCGTGGAGATGATGCTGAATGCAGTGAATCTTACCTTTATTGCCTTCTCCAAATACCTTGGCAACATTGACGGCCAGATTTTCGTCTTTTTCGTCATGACTGTTGCCGCTGCCGAGGCGGCAGTCGGTCTTGCTCTGATGATAGCCTTCTTTAAAAACAGGGAATCCATCGACGTTGAAGATGTCAACATCATGAAATGGTAATAACTTCGACAAATTTCAGGAATTTATCAGATAAAGGAGTCAGGAATGTTTGAATACGTATGGTTGATCCCACTGTTCCCACTCATCGGGGTGGTAATCAACGGCCTATTCGGCAAATCAATAAAGAATGAGAAGATTATAGGCGGGATCGGATCGGCAATGGTCTTTGGTTCTTTCCTGGTTTCCTGCAGCATACTGTTCAAACTGCTGTCTCTACCCAGTGAAGAGCGCCTTTATGAGCTAAACGTCTTTACCTGGATGCAATCGGGTAATTTCAAAGCAGATATCGGCTTCCTGATCGACCCCCTGTCAGCTCTGATGATCATGGTCGTCACCGGCGTCGGCTTTCTCATCCATTTATATTCCATCGGCTACATGCATGGTGAGGAAGGCTTTTACCGTTACTTCACCTATCTCAATCTCTTCACCTTTTCAATGCTTCTTCTTGTCCTCGGCAACAACCTGCTGCTGATGTTCGTAGGTTGGGAAGGGGTTGGTCTTTGCTCTTACCTGCTCATTGGGTACTATTTCCACAAAAAATCCGCTGGGGATGCAGGGAAAAAAGCTTTTGTGATGAACAGGGTTGGGGACTTCGGCTTCCTGCTGGGGGTGTTCACATTGTTCTGGTTTTTAGGCCAGAACCATAATATCTGGACCATCAACTTCGTGGAGTTGGGTAAGGCATCCCACCTGCTGCCGGTTGGCGGCATTGTTACCATCATTACTCTCTGCTTTTTCCTTGGCGCCACAGGTAAATCGGCCCAAATACCTCTTTACACCTGGCTGCCTGATGCCATGGAAGGCCCTACGCCGGTATCGGCCCTCATTCATGCTGCTACAATGGTTACCGCCGGTGTTTATATGATCGGCCGCATGAACTTCATCTTCATCAAAGCTCCTGAAACAATGCTGGTAATTGCCTGTATCGGTGCAGCCACCGCGATTTTCGCTGCAACGATCGGCACTGCCCAGAACGACATCAAACGGGTTCTTGCATATTCTACAGTTTCTCAGCTGGGCTTCATGTTTCTGGCAATGGGGGTTGGTGCCTTCGCAGCCGGTGTATTCCACCTCATGACCCATGCATTCTTCAAGGCCTGTCTGTTCCTTGGTTCAGGCTCGGTTATTCACTCCATGCATCACGCTTTACATCATGCACAT
This region of Geotalea daltonii FRC-32 genomic DNA includes:
- a CDS encoding NADH-quinone oxidoreductase subunit B, producing MGVEQPLGDNIVTASLDGLVNWARKTSIWPMTFGLACCAIEMMATGAAKHDLDRFGIIFRASPRQADCIIIAGTVTKKMLPVIKTVYEQMPEPKWVIAMGACACSGGVFDTYSVVQGIDEALPVDVYVPGCPPRPEALLYGIMKLQDKIGKERNSFGSAIGLGDRLEPAA
- a CDS encoding NADH-quinone oxidoreductase subunit C; the protein is MAENNRAVIKLKEKFASSIIDIKEFRGEVTVTVKKEDIVSICSFLKEQQRYNLLTDITAVDYLGSDPRFMVVYNLYSIPNKDRIRIKAPVSDSDCTIDTVYGVWKTANWLEREVYDLMGILFNNHPDLRRILMTDDWVGHPLRKDYPLQGPDREPYKGRLS
- the nuoD gene encoding NADH dehydrogenase (quinone) subunit D, which translates into the protein MASKEIMTVNMGPQHPSTHGVLQLVIELDGEIVEKVTPHIGYLHRGVEKLSEHRTYHQTIPLTDRLDYLAPLSNNLGYVLAVEKLLGIEVPERAQTIRVILAELTRLKSHLVWIATHALDIGAMTVFIYAFREREKVMDLYEKISGARMTASYFRVGGLSREVYEGFEKDVQEIVDTFPGHFDTYEGLLTKNTIWLQRTVGNGVISAEDAIDYGITGPALRGSGVDWDLRRDNPYSGYEKYKFEVPVGQNCDTFDRYKVRLVEMREAVKIVKQALDSLKPGPILADAPQVCYPPKEDVYNTIEGLIHHFKIASEGFPVPEGEVYQSVEAPKGELGYYIVSDGGTKPYRMRIRPPSFVNLQAIEKMAKGAMIADLVAVIGTLDIVLGEIDR
- a CDS encoding NADH-quinone oxidoreductase subunit NuoE family protein; translated protein: MSNAPAEELQAEEIDLSAANQVIDKFLTLPGNLMPVLQGIQEEYGYVPKPTIDLVAERLNVYPSQIYGVLTFYAQFHLKPRGKFIIRVCVGTACHVQGAERIVDTFFDKLHIGHAETTPDLRFTFEKVACLGACGMAPLAMVNDDTFGKMTVQKVEEIIADYSQRPMK
- the nuoF gene encoding NADH-quinone oxidoreductase subunit NuoF, encoding MSENEAIKILICQGTGGISAGAKKVEQEFTKLIEEKGINAVIGKRCDVIKTGCRGLCANDVLVDIITPELGRVTYDFVVPEDVAAILDEHIVKSTPIEKKKAKPYYNTFVDQQMRVVMSGCGQIDPDSLQAYLEEDGFKAIEKCIKTMKPAEVIDEVKKSGLRGRGGGGFPTGMKWSFCAASPGDKKYLICNADEGDPGAFMDRSVLEGDPFCIIEGMMVAAYAIGCYYGYVYVRAEYPLAIQRLQHAIDICYEKGWLGKNIQGWGFDFDMRIKMGAGAFVCGEETALMASIEGERGMPRPRPPFPAVKGLWGKPTNINNVETFANVRHIINKGADWYASLGTDTTKGTKIFAVTGKVKHTGLVEVPAGMSVRQVIYDVCGGIANNRKFKAVQAGGPSGGCIPAEVLDTPVDYDSLIKAGAMMGSGGLVVMDETTCMVDVARFFLSFTRMESCGKCVPCRIGLKAMLDVLERITEGRGQASDIDTLLEMGATIKKASLCGLGQTAPNPILSTIKYFRHEYEAHINDKRCPSNCCKELLLWQVVEEKCVKCGACLKACPSNAIIWEKGQIAYLDKEKCTKCKSCYDACRFMAIE
- a CDS encoding molybdopterin-dependent oxidoreductase, with the translated sequence MVNLTIDDKKVTVPKDATIYDAAKAAGIRIPILCHDKKLHPFGGCRMCLVEVEQMKGRLIPACTTPVTEGMTVRTTNPEIVNARKLVLELLLLKHPVDCPVCDAAGDCDLQNLTYEYQVNTNQFTDEKFNHKIDYENPLIERDMNRCIHCGKCARICDEIVSFGAYTFINRGIEAKMGTEFDGPLNCEFCGSCVSVCPVGALVSRPFKFKARWWSLNKVKSVCSYCGTGCQLTLGVKDDKVLTTVYDENQGFHNGQLCTRGRFGYQFVNSEKRLATPLIRRNGKLEPASWGEALTAVAEGLKSAEASGSDAVAGLITPRLTNEELYLVRKLYKDVLGSDNLDHSAGYAHSALSAGAFESLGFAASPSTVTDIQKSDLILVVKTDAYETHPVLGFEINLGVKRNGVDLRIISDKKGKLSRLPKAKTYVYKPGNEVFLVNALAKAIVDNNLIDAAASGIAGLEDFKKSLESYTPLQAAEVCGIPAEEIVALATDYAKADKALIILPLGLGYPGHDKTLAQALINLALVAGKIGKEGSGVLIMGEKNNSQGAVDMGIYPAGKGKGASAIIDACSAGTIKALYVIGENPVVSYPNRKKITDALDKVGFLVVQDLFLTETAEKANVVLPACSFAEKQGTFTSVGRIVQHVQKAIKPVGQSRSDFDILNGLSGLLGGATFSDPGKVFAEIAREVNGYAGLSYEKLGQEGALIPVTTRPKFVPAPARQSIAEAGKYALVTGSALYHCGTMSRFGEGPMHVCPEGYAELSREDAAALKIEENDLVKVASAGAEIQLKAKISMRMPKGVVFAPYHFNEQSINTITDGNPVTWVAIRK
- the nuoH gene encoding NADH-quinone oxidoreductase subunit NuoH, whose amino-acid sequence is MDTLILGLPVAYYIAMIAKVLVAFVFVLLTVAYATYAERKIIGHMQVRLGPMRTGWHGLLQPIADGLKLFFKEEVIPAQSSKFAFLLAPLVALIPAFIAFAVIPFGETIEVAGYKVPLQIAAVYDPAGDRILDVNVGVLYILGMASLGVYGVVLAGWSSNSKYSLLGGLRASAQMVSYELAAGLAIVAVFMLSESLSLQKIVADQAGFAWYAFKQPLAFVIFFICSLAEINRTPFDLPEAETELVSGFITEYSSMKYAMFFMAEYANMVTVCAVTTTLFLGGWHGPAFLPGWVWFIAKVYFLIFVCMWIRATYPRYRYDQLMRLGWKVFLPLTLLNVVVTGIVVTLLK
- the nuoI gene encoding NADH-quinone oxidoreductase subunit NuoI, whose amino-acid sequence is MIMPLLKGLGITLSHLFKKPVTLQYPDERPEVAPTFRGLHALNISHDKAKCVACYLCPTVCPAKCIKVEAGEDENHNKYAAEYEIDMLRCIFCGFCVEACPVDAVRMTEAFELANYTRADFVFSKERLLEKK
- a CDS encoding NADH-quinone oxidoreductase subunit J codes for the protein MLESLFFLIVAAVAVISSILVITCRNPINSALSLVMTFFCLATFYVMLDAPFMAAIQVIVYAGAIMVLIVFVIMLLNIRTETGRKTTHAVLAGSIVGLLILFQTCYFLTKGSMTGLTGAMDTALIEKVGHVELIGKALYTDFLLPFEITSLLLLVAIIGAVILSKRKI
- the nuoK gene encoding NADH-quinone oxidoreductase subunit NuoK → MLALNNYLIISAILFSIGTIGVLVRRNAIVIFMCVEMMLNAVNLTFIAFSKYLGNIDGQIFVFFVMTVAAAEAAVGLALMIAFFKNRESIDVEDVNIMKW
- the nuoL gene encoding NADH-quinone oxidoreductase subunit L → MFEYVWLIPLFPLIGVVINGLFGKSIKNEKIIGGIGSAMVFGSFLVSCSILFKLLSLPSEERLYELNVFTWMQSGNFKADIGFLIDPLSALMIMVVTGVGFLIHLYSIGYMHGEEGFYRYFTYLNLFTFSMLLLVLGNNLLLMFVGWEGVGLCSYLLIGYYFHKKSAGDAGKKAFVMNRVGDFGFLLGVFTLFWFLGQNHNIWTINFVELGKASHLLPVGGIVTIITLCFFLGATGKSAQIPLYTWLPDAMEGPTPVSALIHAATMVTAGVYMIGRMNFIFIKAPETMLVIACIGAATAIFAATIGTAQNDIKRVLAYSTVSQLGFMFLAMGVGAFAAGVFHLMTHAFFKACLFLGSGSVIHSMHHALHHAHSHDDAQDMRNMGGLKSKMPITFITFLVSTIAIAGIPGFSGFFSKDEILWQAFANPFHGSLNYVLWGTGAIAAGFTAFYMFRLVFMTFFGECRITAKAKDHLHESPFVITLPLMVLGTLAVIGGYVGIPKLIGDVLGGIPNYFEHYLEPVFKISEEFAKEHVHAAAHHSHALEWGLMGTSVLIAVIGISIAYALYIISPSIPAKFTAAFPGLHKAVYNKWYIDELYDFLFVNPCKALGHFLWKGFDVLVVDGIVNGVAKVTMGFSGVLRHVQSGFVHNYALTMALGMVVIVGFYLFR